The following proteins are co-located in the Candidatus Dormiibacterota bacterium genome:
- a CDS encoding NADH-quinone oxidoreductase subunit B family protein produces the protein MSVEVGPGKFLLARVDEVARWAQSSSVWPLTMGLACCAIEMMSVTDPQFDIARLGSEVFRSSPRQADLMIVSGRVAQKMAPIIKRIYDQMAEPKWVISMGACASSGGVFDNYAIVQGVDTVIPVDVYVPGCPPTPDGLLHGITLIQQHIREGGRGGILARS, from the coding sequence ATTTCAGTGGAGGTAGGCCCGGGGAAGTTTTTGCTCGCGCGCGTCGACGAGGTCGCGCGCTGGGCGCAAAGCTCGAGCGTTTGGCCGCTCACCATGGGCCTTGCGTGTTGCGCGATCGAGATGATGAGCGTTACCGATCCCCAATTCGACATCGCCCGTCTCGGCTCGGAAGTCTTTCGTAGCTCGCCGCGGCAGGCCGACCTCATGATCGTCTCCGGCCGCGTCGCGCAGAAGATGGCGCCGATCATCAAACGCATCTACGATCAAATGGCGGAGCCAAAATGGGTGATCTCGATGGGAGCGTGTGCGAGCTCGGGCGGCGTCTTCGACAACTACGCTATCGTCCAGGGCGTCGACACGGTGATTCCCGTTGACGTCTACGTTCCGGGCTGTCCGCCGACGCCAGACGGCCTGCTCCACGGCATCACGTTGATCCAGCAGCATATCCGCGAAGGCGGACGCGGCGGAATTCTTGCGCGCTCGTAG
- a CDS encoding iron ABC transporter permease, translating to MTLRLGLRVAALALLALGAMCAALLVGATPIPAGSIAAALAHPQATDAVSVIVWQLRLPRICDVAFVGAALAIAGTLLQGLLRNPLVDPYLTGVSAGAAAAIAVSLLLGVSAVATPGIGFAAGLGTAVLVAALARRGSGLDAQRLILAGVSLSAFFSAIVALAIVSSQSGSYANAIIGWLAGSPAGRTWRDVWLCLPYAAFACALVVPAVPALNALRIGDVQARSVGVNVERAQWLVLAAAALLAACSVELAGLIGFVGLIVPHAGRKIVGTDVRFLLPASAFAGALLCVLADAVCRTIVAPAELPIGVLLAFIGVPVFLWLFLRTGSER from the coding sequence ATGACGCTTCGCCTGGGCCTGCGCGTCGCGGCGCTCGCGCTCCTCGCGCTCGGCGCGATGTGCGCTGCGCTCCTCGTCGGCGCGACGCCGATCCCCGCCGGAAGCATCGCCGCAGCACTCGCGCATCCCCAGGCGACCGATGCCGTGAGCGTGATCGTGTGGCAACTGCGCCTGCCGCGCATCTGCGATGTCGCGTTCGTCGGCGCCGCGCTCGCGATTGCGGGAACGCTGCTGCAGGGCCTGCTGCGCAACCCGCTCGTCGATCCCTACCTCACCGGCGTGAGCGCAGGTGCCGCCGCAGCCATCGCCGTCTCGCTACTGCTCGGCGTGAGCGCCGTCGCCACGCCGGGAATCGGCTTTGCCGCCGGCCTCGGCACGGCCGTGCTCGTGGCGGCTCTCGCACGCCGCGGCAGCGGCTTGGACGCGCAGCGCCTCATTCTCGCCGGCGTCTCGCTCTCCGCGTTTTTCTCCGCAATCGTCGCGTTGGCGATCGTGAGCTCGCAATCCGGCTCGTACGCAAATGCGATCATCGGATGGCTCGCCGGATCTCCCGCTGGACGAACCTGGCGCGACGTGTGGCTCTGCCTTCCGTACGCCGCGTTCGCGTGTGCCCTCGTCGTGCCCGCAGTTCCCGCCCTCAACGCACTGCGCATCGGCGACGTACAGGCGCGCAGCGTCGGCGTCAACGTCGAGCGCGCGCAATGGCTCGTCCTCGCGGCGGCTGCATTGCTGGCAGCGTGCAGCGTCGAGCTGGCGGGACTGATCGGCTTCGTCGGCCTGATCGTTCCGCACGCCGGACGGAAGATCGTCGGAACCGACGTGCGCTTCTTGCTGCCGGCTTCGGCATTTGCAGGCGCATTGCTCTGCGTGCTCGCGGACGCCGTCTGCCGGACGATCGTCGCTCCCGCGGAGCTTCCGATCGGCGTGCTTCTCGCGTTCATCGGAGTCCCGGTCTTTCTCTGGCTCTTCCTTCGCACCGGGAGCGAGCGATGA
- the hflX gene encoding GTPase HflX, with amino-acid sequence MKETLPAAQRGIVVAVDLGDPRRPLEPELEEFEALARAAGASVAGRIVQRRDALDPSTLVGSGKAGEIADAVRDLGANVVLILNDLRPRQRKGLERSIQVPIVDRTMVILDVFARHARSREGKLQVELAQLRYRQSNLIGIGADLSRLGGGIGTRGPGETKLEVDRRRIAQRVATLKEQLEQVRRQRATRRAAHRREPLVALVGYTNVGKSSLLNALARTASTSKGAFVADQPFATLDPTVRRVYLREESSVRVVDTVGFITDLPKDLVAAFRATLEELGEADLLIHVTDASSHDRERQGRAVDAILQELDLDRKPKLVVLNKIDVAQTAPHVPGVLEVSAKTGLGLDRLRAEIAKAVSP; translated from the coding sequence ATGAAGGAAACCTTGCCCGCTGCGCAGCGCGGCATCGTCGTTGCGGTCGATCTCGGCGATCCGCGTCGACCGCTCGAGCCGGAGCTCGAAGAGTTCGAAGCGCTCGCGCGGGCCGCCGGAGCGTCGGTCGCGGGGCGCATCGTTCAGCGGCGCGACGCGCTCGATCCGTCGACGCTCGTGGGGAGCGGCAAAGCGGGCGAGATCGCCGATGCCGTGCGCGATCTCGGTGCGAACGTCGTTCTGATCTTGAACGATCTGCGTCCGCGCCAGAGGAAGGGGCTCGAACGGTCGATTCAGGTACCGATCGTGGATCGCACGATGGTCATCCTCGACGTCTTCGCACGTCACGCACGCAGCCGCGAGGGGAAGCTCCAGGTCGAGCTGGCACAGTTGCGCTACCGGCAGTCGAATCTCATCGGAATCGGAGCGGACCTGTCGCGCTTGGGCGGCGGCATCGGCACGCGCGGCCCCGGCGAGACGAAACTCGAGGTCGACCGTCGCCGCATCGCGCAACGCGTCGCGACGCTCAAGGAACAGCTGGAGCAGGTCCGGCGGCAGCGCGCCACGCGCCGCGCGGCACATCGCCGCGAACCACTGGTGGCGCTCGTCGGCTACACGAACGTCGGGAAGTCGTCGTTGCTCAACGCGCTAGCCCGAACCGCGAGCACGTCGAAAGGCGCGTTCGTCGCGGACCAACCCTTCGCGACGCTCGACCCGACGGTGCGCCGCGTCTATCTTCGCGAGGAGAGCAGCGTGCGAGTGGTCGACACGGTCGGCTTCATCACGGACCTGCCGAAGGACCTCGTTGCGGCATTTCGCGCGACGCTCGAAGAGCTCGGCGAGGCCGATCTCTTGATCCACGTGACGGACGCATCGAGCCACGATCGCGAGCGCCAGGGCCGTGCGGTCGATGCGATCCTGCAGGAGCTCGACCTCGATCGCAAGCCGAAACTCGTCGTCCTCAACAAAATCGACGTGGCGCAAACGGCGCCGCACGTCCCCGGCGTATTGGAAGTCAGCGCGAAGACGGGACTCGGGCTCGATCGGCTACGCGCAGAAATCGCGAAAGCCGTATCGCCCTAA
- a CDS encoding NADH-quinone oxidoreductase subunit C → MPSTQTPPIAGGAIDPPSLRPPIADARIERVDAARLRARLEELHAQGWTMLLDLGAADYPLRAPRFDVVYHLLKLSPAARTVAEVGTPERLRLLCGVEAGDARLPTTTDLWPSANWAEREVFDLFGIVFDGHPDLRRIQMPHTWEGHPLRKDYPLRGPARERSPRPAFALKSNVQAGVPPSGDTLAALQEQRKKS, encoded by the coding sequence TTGCCCAGCACTCAAACTCCACCGATCGCCGGCGGTGCAATCGACCCCCCGAGCCTGCGCCCGCCGATCGCGGACGCGCGGATCGAGCGCGTGGACGCGGCGCGGCTGCGCGCGCGGCTCGAGGAGTTGCACGCGCAAGGCTGGACCATGCTGCTCGACCTCGGCGCCGCCGACTACCCGCTGCGCGCGCCGCGCTTCGACGTCGTCTATCATCTATTGAAGCTGTCGCCGGCGGCGCGAACGGTCGCCGAGGTGGGAACGCCCGAACGTCTGCGCCTGCTGTGCGGCGTCGAGGCCGGCGACGCGCGCTTGCCGACCACGACCGATCTCTGGCCGTCGGCGAACTGGGCCGAGCGAGAAGTATTCGACCTCTTTGGGATCGTCTTCGATGGCCATCCGGATTTGCGTCGCATCCAAATGCCGCACACGTGGGAAGGGCATCCGCTGCGCAAGGACTATCCGCTGCGTGGTCCGGCTCGGGAACGCTCGCCGCGCCCCGCGTTTGCGCTCAAGAGCAACGTGCAGGCCGGCGTCCCGCCCTCGGGCGACACCCTCGCGGCTCTGCAAGAACAGCGGAAGAAATCGTGA
- a CDS encoding NADH-quinone oxidoreductase subunit A, translating into MAPYAPVGIFLLVALAAALLFTLLPGLLGRSKPNPQKADPYECGVEPTSPLAGRFPVRFYLVAMLFVVFDVEAASFYPWAVQMHALRVFGLLEMVVFVVILAIGYAYVWKKGGFQWR; encoded by the coding sequence ATGGCTCCGTACGCGCCGGTCGGTATTTTCCTCCTCGTTGCCCTTGCAGCTGCTTTGCTTTTCACGCTCTTGCCGGGGCTGCTCGGCCGCAGTAAACCCAATCCACAGAAAGCCGATCCGTACGAGTGCGGCGTCGAGCCCACCTCGCCGCTCGCCGGGCGTTTCCCCGTGCGCTTCTACCTGGTCGCGATGCTCTTCGTCGTCTTCGATGTGGAGGCGGCCTCGTTCTATCCCTGGGCGGTGCAGATGCACGCGCTGCGCGTCTTCGGCCTGCTCGAGATGGTCGTCTTCGTCGTGATCCTCGCCATCGGATACGCGTACGTGTGGAAGAAGGGCGGATTTCAGTGGAGGTAG
- the nuoD gene encoding NADH dehydrogenase (quinone) subunit D, whose product MVLSMGPQHPSTHGVLQLVLEIEGENVVNVDPEIGYLHTGIEKTAENLFWSQAQTVIERMDYLAPESNSLCYVLAAEKLLGITDRIPSRAQVIRVLFAELTRIASHCVWLGTHCIDLGALSVFFYAFDLRENILDLQEEAGGARMHPNYLRIGGCNGDLPEGFLAKLDALIEKFPGRMADLRGLLQANPIFQDRTIGIANLSASDAVAWNVTGPSLRATGVAYDVRRAFPYCGYESYEFDVPTRTDGDAYARFLVRLEEMEQAHRILQQVRKRLDAPGPVMIDDPKVAAPPKETIALSMEALIHHFKIVSEGFRVPPGDVYQSVESPRGELGFYLVSDGGNRPYRVRTRPPSLYNLQAIKAIARGNLIADLVVTIGSLDPVFGEVDR is encoded by the coding sequence ATGGTCCTGTCGATGGGGCCGCAGCACCCATCGACGCACGGCGTTTTACAGCTCGTTCTCGAGATCGAGGGCGAGAACGTCGTCAACGTCGATCCCGAGATCGGCTATCTGCACACCGGCATCGAAAAGACCGCCGAAAATCTCTTCTGGTCGCAGGCGCAGACCGTCATCGAACGCATGGATTATCTGGCGCCCGAGTCCAACTCGCTGTGCTACGTTCTTGCCGCCGAAAAGCTGCTCGGAATCACCGATCGCATTCCTTCGCGCGCACAGGTGATTCGCGTGCTCTTTGCCGAGTTGACGCGCATCGCGTCGCATTGCGTCTGGCTCGGGACGCATTGCATCGATCTCGGTGCGCTCTCGGTGTTCTTTTACGCCTTCGACCTGCGCGAGAACATACTCGATCTGCAAGAGGAAGCCGGCGGCGCGCGCATGCACCCGAACTACCTGCGGATCGGCGGATGCAACGGCGATCTGCCGGAGGGATTTCTCGCGAAGCTCGACGCGTTGATCGAGAAATTTCCGGGACGCATGGCCGATCTTCGCGGGCTCCTGCAAGCGAACCCGATTTTTCAAGATCGTACGATCGGCATCGCGAATCTCAGCGCGAGCGATGCCGTCGCCTGGAACGTCACCGGGCCGTCCCTGCGCGCCACTGGCGTCGCGTACGACGTGCGCCGCGCGTTCCCGTACTGCGGATACGAGAGCTACGAGTTCGACGTGCCGACGCGCACCGACGGCGACGCGTACGCGCGTTTTCTCGTGCGCCTCGAAGAGATGGAACAGGCGCATCGGATCCTGCAGCAAGTGCGAAAGCGGCTCGACGCGCCGGGGCCCGTCATGATCGACGACCCGAAGGTTGCGGCGCCTCCCAAGGAGACGATAGCGCTCTCGATGGAGGCGCTGATCCACCATTTCAAGATCGTCAGCGAAGGCTTTCGCGTTCCACCGGGTGACGTCTACCAATCGGTCGAGTCGCCGCGCGGCGAGCTCGGTTTCTATCTCGTCAGCGACGGCGGAAACCGCCCGTATCGCGTGCGCACGCGCCCGCCGTCGCTCTACAACCTGCAGGCGATCAAGGCAATCGCTCGCGGAAATCTGATCGCCGATCTCGTCGTGACGATCGGTTCGCTCGACCCCGTCTTCGGTGAGGTCGACCGGTGA
- a CDS encoding carboxypeptidase-like regulatory domain-containing protein, with the protein MRWLPVVLGCLLLLGADGGGCSQPHVVGVQDYGSVTGRVLDATTNQPIGNALVSVGSLYTASTDGRGAFLIARVPVGQQIVTVRAPAYTTVDVTVAVTKDQGISIGYARLLPIAMPAGMPTLPPPPVPSAPPSQSPTPLPTQTP; encoded by the coding sequence ATGCGCTGGCTCCCCGTCGTTCTCGGCTGCCTTTTGCTGCTCGGCGCGGACGGCGGCGGTTGCTCGCAGCCGCACGTGGTCGGCGTGCAGGACTACGGTTCGGTGACCGGACGGGTGCTCGACGCCACGACCAATCAGCCGATCGGCAATGCGCTTGTCTCGGTCGGATCGCTGTACACGGCGTCGACCGACGGCAGAGGAGCCTTCCTGATCGCACGCGTCCCCGTCGGCCAACAAATCGTCACCGTGCGCGCGCCGGCCTATACGACGGTCGACGTGACGGTGGCCGTTACGAAGGACCAAGGCATCTCCATCGGTTACGCGCGCTTGCTCCCCATCGCAATGCCGGCCGGCATGCCGACGCTCCCGCCTCCGCCGGTTCCGTCGGCGCCACCGAGCCAGTCGCCGACGCCGCTGCCCACGCAAACGCCGTAA
- a CDS encoding NAD(P)H-dependent oxidoreductase subunit E, with protein sequence MNEREAAFPALLARLRPQCEALAAQYEQKRSALLPIMHLFQEHEGFVSLQAMRAVAEMLELTPAVVESTVSFYTLFYRKPVGRYIVQICRGLACSINGAEDVMRIFRRRLGIASLETTPDGLVSYEEVECLAACDRASCAQVNLEFVYELDERAIDEMLAAMRSGTYSTAPMAQSDVPERSWSVAQNAEVARGRKSPGAVGTPSPDNAGGVGDEIGIIMLDRIAERDVSFHGATRERAVREARDVVAVLEEERKNAGH encoded by the coding sequence GTGAACGAGCGCGAAGCGGCATTCCCCGCGTTGCTCGCGCGGCTGCGCCCGCAGTGCGAGGCGCTCGCCGCCCAGTACGAGCAAAAGCGCTCGGCCCTGCTGCCGATCATGCATCTCTTCCAGGAGCACGAAGGGTTCGTGAGCCTGCAAGCCATGCGCGCGGTCGCCGAGATGCTCGAGCTCACGCCCGCGGTGGTCGAGTCCACGGTCTCGTTTTACACGCTGTTCTATCGTAAGCCGGTTGGGAGATACATCGTCCAAATCTGCCGCGGTCTTGCGTGCAGCATCAACGGCGCCGAAGACGTGATGCGCATCTTCCGCCGGAGACTCGGCATTGCGAGCCTCGAGACGACCCCGGACGGGCTCGTCTCCTACGAAGAAGTCGAGTGTCTCGCGGCGTGCGATCGCGCGAGCTGCGCGCAGGTGAATCTGGAGTTCGTATACGAGCTCGACGAAAGGGCGATCGACGAGATGCTCGCGGCGATGCGCTCGGGGACGTACTCGACTGCCCCGATGGCGCAGTCCGACGTTCCGGAACGCTCGTGGAGCGTGGCGCAGAACGCCGAAGTCGCGCGCGGGCGCAAGTCGCCGGGAGCGGTGGGGACGCCCAGCCCGGACAACGCGGGCGGCGTGGGAGACGAAATCGGCATCATCATGCTGGACCGCATCGCCGAGCGAGACGTTTCGTTCCACGGCGCAACCCGCGAACGCGCCGTGCGCGAAGCGCGCGACGTCGTTGCCGTCCTTGAAGAAGAACGAAAGAATGCCGGTCACTAA
- a CDS encoding potassium channel family protein yields MGTADLVVLLAGIASIAFAFTDIFQAVIVPRAPTLSYRISFIVWRSLWKVWPAIGKRLYPHDAARREEFFATFAPLALIVMLITWVVVLVLGYGAVMWGLRGELAPVPRSYFDAAYFAGTSFLTIGFGDIVARQGFARFVSLCAAASGLGVVSITTAYLFALFGTFQRRESFIVTFAARAGSPPSAVGLYEIAAMTHTRSSLCDLMREAQGWTAALMESHLAYPVLAFFRSSHDDQSWVGTLGALLDASLLADTMLDPEEYGEARICFSIARHAVRDLATFFRIGEMIAGDPGIARADFDRACKRLVAAGYALCERDEAWERFARTRGEYAGPLNAMARFFKIPQVAWIGDGTASHAHDGPGNA; encoded by the coding sequence GTGGGCACCGCAGATCTCGTGGTGCTCCTCGCCGGGATCGCCTCGATTGCTTTCGCGTTCACGGACATCTTTCAAGCGGTCATCGTTCCCCGGGCGCCGACGCTCTCGTACCGCATCAGCTTCATCGTCTGGCGCAGCCTCTGGAAGGTGTGGCCGGCAATCGGCAAACGTCTTTATCCGCATGACGCCGCCCGGCGCGAAGAGTTTTTCGCGACGTTTGCGCCCCTCGCGCTCATCGTCATGCTCATCACTTGGGTCGTCGTGCTCGTTCTCGGATACGGCGCCGTGATGTGGGGCCTGCGAGGCGAGCTGGCGCCGGTGCCGCGCTCGTATTTCGACGCAGCATACTTCGCTGGAACGTCGTTCTTGACGATCGGTTTCGGCGACATCGTCGCGCGTCAAGGCTTCGCGCGCTTCGTCTCGCTCTGTGCCGCAGCCTCCGGCCTCGGCGTCGTCTCCATCACGACCGCATACCTCTTCGCGCTCTTCGGAACGTTCCAGCGCCGCGAATCCTTCATCGTCACCTTCGCAGCGAGGGCCGGATCGCCGCCGAGCGCCGTCGGGCTCTACGAAATCGCTGCGATGACGCATACGCGCTCGAGCCTGTGCGACCTCATGCGCGAAGCGCAAGGCTGGACCGCTGCCCTGATGGAAAGCCATCTCGCGTACCCGGTGCTCGCATTCTTCCGCTCGAGCCACGACGACCAATCGTGGGTCGGAACGCTCGGCGCCCTGCTCGACGCGTCGCTGCTTGCCGATACGATGCTCGACCCCGAGGAGTACGGCGAGGCGCGCATCTGCTTCTCGATCGCTCGCCACGCGGTGCGCGACCTCGCGACGTTCTTTCGCATCGGCGAGATGATAGCCGGCGATCCCGGCATCGCGCGCGCCGACTTCGATCGCGCCTGCAAGCGCCTCGTCGCGGCCGGTTACGCGTTGTGCGAACGCGATGAAGCGTGGGAGCGATTCGCGCGGACGAGAGGCGAGTACGCGGGACCGCTGAACGCCATGGCGCGCTTCTTCAAGATTCCGCAGGTCGCGTGGATCGGCGACGGCACGGCATCGCACGCGCACGACGGTCCAGGGAACGCATGA